The window TACAGGAAGTATCTGGTGCAGAAGGACTCACAGGGAATTACCGTGTGTCCCAAAGACTGGTCGTAGGTCCCTGAACTCAAGGAACCTGAATTACCGGACTGCTATGTGACAATGAGAAAAGATCCACGGCTGCACATAAACCAGCTGCATTATCCAGAAGGGGCTACTGCACTAATGAACTCTACCCGAAGACAAATGCTTTGGGTCATTGCCAGAACTGTGTACAAAGTGGACATATAGTTCCTGCCTGGTCGGGTTTCCTGTCTCAGACAGGAAAGAAACCTCAACAGATAACAGTCATTGACTACTATCCAGTGATTCCGAAACCCATAACAGAATACAAGACTGTCAAAGAGTGCTTGAAATGTGCAGAACAGGCAACAGATGAGGTTGGACAAAAGTACGTAGTGACAACATTTGATCTAGGGTATGCATGAAGGCTTACCCATTAGTTTGGAATAACCTGACAGAGTACGAGAGACACATTGTGATGATTGGTACATTCCATGTTACGTGTGCTTACCTGAAGATGGTGGGGAAAAGATGGCAGGTTCAGGTCTGTCTGATGTTCTACTCGAAGCAGGTTTGATTGTCTCGGATCATTAGATGGGGTTCTTAAAGGCAAAACTATGACAGGGCCATGTTCTGCCACAAGGCCGTACTTGAAGGTCTTGAACAGCTATTGCTTGAGAAATATCAAGAAATATCTCCAACGGAATGTAACTCTACCAGAAGATTCTCACAGAATACTCAACGATCTTGTGTATCATCCTTGCACTGACTCTCACAGCAAAGCTCTCAGAGATGAAGGGCTGAagaaatatatagatggatacaTGGAATTTCGTCAGAATGTATTGGAAGGAGTGATAGGCAAAACTGCACAGTTGTGGATATCCTATATGGATCACATTTGGCTTGTATTATCTCTGCAAGAATCCGTGAAGGATAATAACTTCTACCTCTATGCACAGTCCATGTACAAAATGGCAGACCTGTTCTTCAGTTTTGGTGGACAGAACTATGCAAGATATCTCACTTACTTTGGCGTGTTCCTTGCCAACTTGGATGCTTCACATCCAGGTGCTGTGGATCTTCTGAGACTAGGAGCATTCAGTGTAGCCCGCTCCATGATACCTGGAAATCGGTGTGATGTCGACAAAACTATGGAGGAGACTTTCATGAGACATGCCAAGTCTCGAGGTGGTGGTGCTGTAGGTGTGTCTGGCCTTCTCACCAACTTCAGTACATATCAAAGATGGGTCCGGTCAACACATGCACGATCCCAGTATGTCAATGCCACTTTGCAGGTTGCTGGAATGGTTTGTGGTAGTGCAGAAAACCAACACCGAGACATCAAGCTTGCTGGAATCCAGAGGAGTGAGAAGGCCGTAGAGAAAGTAAAACTCTCGATCCAGAGCTTCCTGAACCCTTTCAACATGGAGACCAACGATCTAGTAATTCTGTCCTCTGGTGCTACTGCATCAACAGACATAACTAGAGATGTGCTGAAGGCAGAATCAGTTGGTGCTGAAGCCAAGGCAGAATTTATCTCCAGCCGCCTTCAACAAGGAATAGATTTCTTTCAACCTGTCCAGCGACTGAAACTAAAGACACTTGAAGCTATGAAAAATCAGCCAAAGTTACCAACAGCCAAAACAAGGTGGTTCAATACAAACAACAATCCAACTTTGTATTCCAGTTATTCGTGAAATGCCAGGAACAAAATATCAAATTGGACCTACCAATGTTGATGAAATATCCCTTGACTCCTGTGCCATATAGTTTGGCAACTGCAGATGGTTTCTTTGCCAAGACTGACAAATCAAAGGCTTTCCATCATGTAGCTAAGGATGTTCCCAACGATGAACCCCCACCAATCAAAGACACCCTGGTAATCCATGATGGAAATGCTGTCTTCTACTGTATGAAAGAAATTCCTACCAACTTCAGGTTCATATCAGGGAAGATATTCAATATGATGGGAAAAGGCGATGTAATTTTCAGCACTGATTCCTACCACCCAAGTTCCATCAAGACAATGGAGAGGCAGCGTAGGGGAACTACTGAGAAGCTCATTGTAAAGGGTGCTAGCACCAGAAAGCCGCCAGACTGGAAAATGTTTCTTGCCAACGATGACAATAAAAAACAACTCATTGATCTTCTTGTCAAAGAATGGACCAAGGATGAATATGCGCCAAAATTAAAAGGTCGAGAGGTCACAATCATATCTGAAGGTTCTGCTTATCTCTTGACATCAGTAGATGGAATCACCactgaaaggaaaacaatagacatACTCAACTCCTCACAAGAAGAAACAGATACACGTGTAATACTCTATTGTAACTATGCAAAGACCAAAGGATATCATAATTGCCGAGTGAAGAGCCCTGACACAGACATATTCTTCATTTTGTTGCACTATGCATCTCAGTTGAAGGGCATCAAAATTTTGTTCGAAACAGGGACAGGCAATAAGCAAAGACTGATAAACATTGGAGAACTTGCTGCAGAATTAGGTTCAGAGCATTGTACAGCACTGTTGGCACTGCATGCATATTCAGGATGCGATTCGACCAGTTGTTTTAAGGGGATTGGAAAAGTCAAGCCAATCAAAGTTATGCATAAAGCACTGAATTTCTCTGGCCCTCTCTCCAAGTTGGGAGATACTTGGATGGTGTCTAGAGATGTGGTCAAAGAGCTGGATGCATTCACATGTGCTATGTATGGGAAGAATCGCCTTACCAGTGTGGATTCAGTTCGCCATGCCAAGATCATTGATCTCTGCTCATATGGTATTGTTCCCACAACAAATATCGACATGAGTGCACTTCCTCCGTGTCGTGAATCTCTATTGCAACACATCAAGCGCGTGAATTATCAGGTTGGTATCTGGAAACGGTCCCACATACAGCACCCACAAATACCAGACCCTGAAGATCATGGATGGATACGTGTGGATAACAGACTGGAACCAATGTGGTACAACAATAAAATGCTTCCCCAGGAGCTAGTAGATGTTACTACAAAGAGAAATAtcaatgaaaaagaagatgcaaGTGAATCTGAAGATAGTGACTTTGACATAGGTTACATAAGTGAGCACAGGAATAATATAATAGAATCAGAAAGTGATGATGAGTGACAATGAATTAAAAGTAGTCAACTATTCTAGAAACTATtaataatataagaaaaacatTTTTTAGCAGATGTAGTACATTTATGTTTGATATACTGTATTTAGCTCTGCCTTAAATACTATAGTGGGACCGCATTTATTATAACCTACAGCTACACATTTATGTTGGCTTGTGCATGTCTGTGAGGAACCatattattttcataattttgaGATCTGTGATATAACATTTATTGTTCAAGAGAGTCACTGGAAGAGATGTATGAGTTTAAGAAGTTTATAACTTTCATATTGCCCACTGAATGGAAGGAAATGTTATCCAacattatcatatatattttgctATGATTTTGCGAAGGAAACTGTGGTGGTATGTGTGTTAGTGACATTATTCGTAAATATAATTAAGatattgtattttgttatatactaAAGTGAAGACTGATGAAAATCCTTTAAAATGACACGTCACATGCTTAATTGTGTAAAAAAGTAAGGTCAGGAGGCAGCTTTGAATAAGAACTGTTTTACGCTCACCGATGTGGTATTTTTACGGTACCTTCAAAACATATGAGTTACCCACGATGGGCCTATGTAGCCCACCGCctaatagggtctggcacaaatctttgctttctaaactaccctcctacggtttctatccttctctctgtacctttatctccagtttcctttctgaccgttctatttctgttgtggtagacggtcactgttcttcccctaaatctattaacagtggtgtcccacagggttctgtcctatctccactttttctgttgttcattgatgatcttctttccaaaacgaactgtcctatccattcctacgccgatgattccactcggcattattcaacttcttttaatagaagacccacccttcaggaacttaacgactcaaggctggaggctgcagaacgcttagcctcagaccttactattatttccgattggggcaaggagaacctggtgtccttcaacgcctcaaaaacagtttctccacctatccactcgacacaatcttccaaacaactatcccctattctttgacaacacccagctatcaccttcctcaacactaaacatcctcggtctatccttaactcaaaatctcaactggaaacttcatatctcatctcttactaaatcagcttcctcgaggctgggcgttctgtaccgtctccgccagttcttctcccctgcacagttgctgtccatatacaggggccttgtccgccctcgtatggagtatgcatctcatgtgtgggggggctccactcacacagctcttctggacagagtggaggctaaggctcttcgtctcatcagctctcctcctcatactgatagtcttctacctcttaaattccgccgcaatgttgcctctctttctatcttctatcgatatttccacgctgactgctcttctgaacttgctaactgcatgcctcccccccttccgcggccccgctgcactcgactttctactcatgctcatccctatactgtccaaaccccttatgcaaaagttaaccagcatcttcaccctttcatccctcacgctggtaaactctggaacaatcttccttcatctgtatttcctccttcctacgacttgaactctttcaagagaagggtatcaggacacctctcctcccgaaactgacctatctttcggccacctctttgaattctttttaggagcagcgagtagcgggcttttttttattaatgtttactttttttgtgcccttgaactgtctcctttgctgtaaaaaaaaaaaaaaaaaaattcccacccgcgggctctactgtgaaatttattaatcatgctaaggcatatgagccatcttatttagcattctatgactttgagagtattctcgtagagccttcttcgaatgtgtctggatgtgtaaagagacatcactttgccatagcgtatgtttacattatagtgaatagaaacggagaaacagtacaaagcggatcctattgtggaagtaatgctgtaaaccattttattcatacaatgcagtgtgcctggaaaaagttaaaattttctaaaggctacaataaaatcagcatgaccgatgaagatacggcacgtcacaatgagcaaactcactgtcttctctgtaaacagggtttttaaaaggtaaaggagtaaaacatcatgaccatgaaaaatcaataaacaattacattggagcttattgtaatagatgcaacctccaaatgaaaaatcacaaattgcagctcactctcattgcacataatgctaattacgacatgtcgttaatcctgcgtgaattaacgatacctgacttgaaaatcaaactaagaccaaaacgttcagttcacaaataccatgaagtcatcataaatgacttgagatttattgactcgtatgtctttatgtcttgttcactcgcggctttagtgAACCAactcatcagtaatgggaacgaacccatatgcacacaacagatgttgaaagatgtgccagcacctgcgttgccgttattgatcaagggaaagcaggtgttttgttatgactatatggattcgatggaacgactttctgagacacttcttccatcccgcgaagattttttctattcgcttcaagaagcagaactttccgaaagtgattataaacatgctcagaatgtttggaaagtagctgggtgtcagggcctgaaggactatttgttgctttatgtaaaagtggatgttggccttctatgtgatgtcttcctagagtggcgaggtattttgaaaaccaagtggaggttggatattgtaaattatgttagcctgccaggatttgcttatgactcctttctgctaaaaacacagcaggaattagaggtgcttagtagcccagacatatatcattgcattcaaacaaatgtgcgtgggggctacacaagtgttgtgcgtcgttttgtacgcgccaataacatctacacgaaccctcagtttaatccaaaacatgatagaagcgctttcctttcatatcttgacttcaacagtctttatcccactgtaatgcaagagaagttgccatgtggggatatgagaaaactagatgagacagaaatgcagtcgtttttgagcgggggcttggtcaatcaagcaaccaatggcgattttggatatctcatactgaggctgtctcacgtgaagtcgttgagaaaacggatgacctcccactgatcatcagaagacacaatatcaccaacagagatatatcgtcagtcacacgcgaatggtataaAGAAGAAAACCGttcagcaccgtgtaagaacataaaactgattggaacacatgctgctcaggagaaaatgctatttgctctgcccctccttaaactacttattcaactaggcctggttgttaaaaaaaagtgcatgctatttatacgtttaagcaaaagcactttctttcGGACTTCATTcaagataacatagaagcccgctaaagtgctacttgccctatcaagaaaaatgcaatcaagtgtatttcaaacagcattattggtcgattcctgatgaacatggccaaatatagtgaagacatagatattgtcaccaaccgcgaaaagtttttgaagctggcccgaagtccttactttaaacgcgttgtacctctcaatgatggccatgtagttgtaactcgccataggaaatattcacgggtgaatcatccaaactactttggctactacatcctagagctgtccaagctgcgactaaatgatttctattacaatgtgttgaaggctcattacggagatcgggcgaaactagtgtagtgacactgattccttaataatgttacgaatgtgctgtatgtgaatgattgtatgtgtaatgtgatgaacttgtagcatgatgcaatgttagctcagcatggtgcaactctacttgttgggacaagagagacaggagggggcccggggccgccgggccgccgggcaggaagtgctgagtcgagcagtgggggagcaagggtggctgaggagtggtaggggagaagacgcgtgtctgggcttgagagagtgttgagctgctccgctcgcgagctgtgtgcatccggtgtgcgtgtctgccgtgcccctgtactgtgcctgattaactaactgttctgtgccttgaaagttgctgtactctgtactgtgtgaggaacctgtcattaaactagaacttagtgttgaacgtgtatcctttgtgccctgccccgttcctgctcccctcggtgttctgtgtgggccgctgtgagtgactggtgcccgtgtggctgttctggtggggatcacgccgcctgcctgcccgtggatggttgtggtagggggtggcgtaacacttggtgtcaaaggagtgggataagtgaacagtgaagcgcgccgagtgtcatggcgtcccccagtgatcgccgtgagggtgaggagacgggcaaggccgaggctgacgtgggtgaggtgaagccgggccagatggacttgttcgctgccatgttggccagtctgaggcaggaattggatcagagaacagagagggcagaacagagggcagacgagagggcacgcgagcaggctcagagggcagaagagagggcagacgagagggcacgccatcttgccgaggtcctccagagcagtctctcgtccctgaaggcggaaacccagcagtacactgacaaggcctgcgacagcgttaagagtgaactgctgggagaggtgcagactctgaaaggcgaggtccagggcctgagggaggaggtggaggcggagaggcagcggcgagagttggcaacgtcacgcggggaggaacaagaagcgtcacgcgTGCTGGCGGCAAGCACCAGGGTGACGGACTTGCTGGGGTCctcgtggggcccctggcaagaacCCCTGGGGCCTCGCAGCGTTGTGTCAGAGCCagcagctgccgcaggaggttggggagccatcGGAGCTGCCCCCTTGGGTCCAACTGGCGCCAGAGTCGGACCCACTCACCCCGCCTCTCTGCCGCCTTCACCGCCGCCCTCTCCATGCCGGCCGGCTCACAGCCCACGGCTCCGTTTTCCCCCATCCAGCCCTCGGCTTCCCGCCGTTCGGGAGGCGCAAGCCGGCGGAGTATGATGGGAAGGTGGCCTGGGAGGCCTATGTTGCCCAGTTTGAGATGCTagctgcccagggctgggacgaggctgagaaggcgctgcagttgGCAACAGCGCTTCGGGGCCCGGCTGTGGAAGTGCTGGGGCACCTGCCGCCGGCCCAACGTGCCTCTTACGGGAGCATGGCGGAGGCCCTGCGGCGACGTTTCGGGCACCACCTTCAGGCCGAGGTGTACCGAGCTCGCCTGAAGAAGCGGACTCGGGAACGCGGCGAGACACTGTCGCAGCTGGCGCAGGACGTGGAAGCGCTGGTCAGAAGGTCGTATCCTGCTGCCCCGGAAGAGATGATCGTGGTGCTGGCCCGCGATTTCTTTGTTGACGCTCTGCACGACCAGCAGCTGCAGATTTACGTTAAGCAGGCGCACCCTGGGGACCTGCAGGTGGCGCTGGCGAGGGCCTTGGAATTCGAGGCCTTCCTGAAGACGACCAGCGGCCTAGGGGCGGCCCCCCAGCCCCGccgtgacctccggggccggaaggcgaaggtggagaagaaggcgaCGTCGAGGAAGGCAAGCCCGGACGGTTTTCTCGGCTCGTGTTGGGGCTGTGGCAAGAAGGGGCACATGCGCAGTCGTTGTCcgagggagcgaaggacgcgttcccttgaccgaCTGAGTTCCGACGCCTTTCAGccttgctgcaaggactgtggcaAGTCTGGCCACCGTTcgagcgcctgccccaagccAAAGGAGGTAGTGCAGGCGGGAAACCCGGACAGGCTGGAGAAGGGGGCCGAATCCCAGCCGTCAGTCCCCGGGCCCCGACTTGCGTAAGCTGCCGCCGGATAACCAGTGCGATGCAGGTGGAGGGCTCAGTGGACGGGAAGCCATGCCgcctgacagtggacaccggggctgaGAAGACCTTGGTGCGGCCTGATATGCTGGCCGCCACGCGACTCccagacgcgccacagaggctgtgcggcgtcacggggcactgtgtgcagctcaagggcccagtggaggttcgtatcggcgtaggcagcgctgtggagcggctGCCGGTGTACGTCGCCGATCTGGACGAGCCGtgtttgctgggcctcgactacctgacgcagagcAAGGCTTGTGTCGACCTCGGACGGAAGCTGGTGAGGGTACGCGGTCAAGACGTGCCTTTGCTTCCGGAggttggctgtgcagaggtagtcgcggctgaG is drawn from Eriocheir sinensis breed Jianghai 21 chromosome 11, ASM2467909v1, whole genome shotgun sequence and contains these coding sequences:
- the LOC126996818 gene encoding uncharacterized protein LOC126996818; this encodes MLAAQGWDEAEKALQLATALRGPAVEVLGHLPPAQRASYGSMAEALRRRFGHHLQAEVYRARLKKRTRERGETLSQLAQDVEALVRRSYPAAPEEMIVVLARDFFVDALHDQQLQIYVKQAHPGDLQVALARALEFEAFLKTTSGLGAAPQPRRDLRGRKAKVEKKATSRKASPDGFLGSCWGCGKKGHMRSRCPRERRTRSLDRLSSDAFQPCCKDCGKSGHRSSACPKPKEVVQAGNPDRLEKGAESQPSVPGPRLA